The following are encoded together in the Pedobacter sp. D749 genome:
- a CDS encoding glycosyl hydrolase 115 family protein, whose translation MQVNSLKKSQIFFALLILFTFWIDYTKAQTSLGLEKQFIHDTRSNKEDVALIEKGRAADIFYDTDDYKGVIRAIGDLSRDFFSVSGVKPELKSVKPSEKDVILIGTLGKNKLIDQLISSGKLSKSTISGKWESFIISTVKNPFPGVDQALVIAGSDKRGTIYGIYELSEQLGVSPWYWWADVPPKTRKSAYAVSGSYSSGEPAVKYRGIFINDEAPAMTGWAKEKFGGMNSKMYTHMFELLLRLRANYLWPAMWGNAFNEDDPENPRLADEYGIVMGTSHHEPMIRAQQEWKKHGVGAWNYATNPKGLNAFWQEGIKRNKNYESLVTMGMRGDGDEPMVEGGDMASNVKLLENIITDQRKILSENMEKPVEKIPQLWALYKEVKDYYDFGMKVPDDITLLWADDNWGNLRHLPTLQERKRSGGSGIYYHFDYVGAPRNYKWLNTTSLPKVWEQMNLAYNYGADRIWVVNVGDLKPMEIPIEFFLRMAWNPKAMSREKLSGFLLQWATREFGSGQAKEIADLVRLYSKYTTRRKPELLAPETFSLINFSEAQRVAMEWSALSDRAEQVNNKLPQQYKDAFYQLVRYPIQAMKTVTDLYIAVGKNRLYFKQGRDATNLQRNLALDLFKQDQQLSDEYNLKMAGGKWNHMMDQVRIGYTSWNDPRKNIMPKTEEIQAPSKSVFGVAVDGSSDSWPSNVPAPTLPRFESLNKFQSYFEVFAKGSVPINFDLKSDNWILLKKESIPGTNDYRVLVDIDWAKLSGGKHQGKIQISDHSTQVVIKVEANKATPKQLAEAKGTFASLGAPIAFEAFQASKKVSRNGVSWEAIPGYGRGDAGMAIFPVTSASLDKPGTPTLTYPVFFSESGEVKIDLVVGPTVNFSPEGLRVGISVDGAAPQILTIIAKPSASGSDASWANAVKDNARTLTSSHFFKVPGRHTVKIWMVDPAVVLEKIIIYRDKLPTSYLGPIENEMLK comes from the coding sequence ATGCAAGTTAATTCTTTAAAAAAAAGCCAGATTTTCTTTGCGCTCCTTATCCTTTTCACTTTTTGGATTGATTACACTAAAGCGCAGACAAGTTTGGGTTTGGAAAAACAATTTATTCATGATACCAGAAGTAATAAAGAAGATGTTGCACTGATAGAAAAAGGAAGAGCGGCGGATATTTTTTATGATACGGATGATTATAAGGGCGTTATAAGGGCAATTGGAGATTTAAGTCGTGACTTTTTCAGCGTTTCGGGCGTAAAGCCGGAGTTGAAAAGCGTTAAGCCTTCTGAGAAAGATGTTATTCTGATCGGAACCCTGGGCAAAAACAAACTGATCGATCAGCTTATCAGTTCCGGAAAGTTGAGTAAATCCACCATTTCAGGCAAGTGGGAGAGTTTTATCATATCAACCGTCAAAAACCCATTTCCTGGCGTTGATCAGGCATTGGTTATTGCGGGGAGCGATAAACGGGGAACAATATACGGTATCTATGAATTATCTGAACAGTTAGGCGTATCTCCATGGTACTGGTGGGCCGATGTGCCGCCAAAAACCCGGAAAAGCGCTTATGCTGTTTCCGGAAGTTACAGTTCAGGAGAACCGGCAGTGAAATACCGTGGAATATTTATTAATGACGAAGCCCCGGCAATGACGGGATGGGCCAAAGAAAAGTTTGGCGGGATGAACAGTAAGATGTACACCCATATGTTTGAGTTGCTGCTCCGCCTGAGGGCCAATTACCTTTGGCCAGCCATGTGGGGTAATGCATTTAATGAAGATGATCCTGAAAACCCACGCTTAGCAGATGAATATGGCATTGTGATGGGCACTTCCCATCATGAACCAATGATCCGCGCGCAACAGGAATGGAAAAAACACGGGGTTGGCGCCTGGAATTATGCCACAAACCCAAAGGGTTTAAATGCTTTCTGGCAGGAAGGCATCAAAAGAAATAAAAACTACGAAAGTCTGGTAACCATGGGGATGCGGGGAGATGGAGACGAACCAATGGTTGAAGGAGGCGATATGGCATCCAATGTTAAACTGCTGGAAAATATAATAACCGACCAGCGTAAAATTCTTTCTGAGAACATGGAAAAGCCCGTAGAAAAAATCCCACAGCTCTGGGCTTTATATAAAGAGGTAAAAGACTATTACGATTTCGGAATGAAAGTTCCTGATGACATTACCCTGTTATGGGCTGATGATAACTGGGGGAACTTAAGGCATTTACCAACACTCCAGGAACGAAAGCGTAGCGGGGGATCCGGAATATATTATCATTTTGATTATGTTGGTGCGCCCAGAAATTATAAATGGTTGAATACTACCTCCCTGCCAAAGGTTTGGGAGCAGATGAACCTGGCCTATAATTATGGCGCCGATCGTATTTGGGTAGTAAATGTTGGTGACCTAAAACCAATGGAGATTCCGATAGAGTTCTTTTTACGGATGGCATGGAACCCCAAAGCAATGAGCCGGGAAAAGCTGTCAGGTTTTCTGCTGCAGTGGGCAACGCGCGAATTTGGATCTGGCCAGGCGAAAGAAATTGCAGATTTGGTGCGCCTGTATTCCAAATATACAACCAGGCGCAAACCTGAGCTCCTGGCCCCGGAAACTTTTAGCCTGATAAACTTCAGTGAAGCGCAGCGCGTTGCCATGGAATGGAGCGCATTAAGCGACAGGGCAGAACAGGTGAATAACAAGTTGCCACAACAATATAAAGATGCGTTCTATCAATTGGTTCGTTATCCAATCCAGGCGATGAAAACGGTGACGGATTTATATATTGCTGTAGGAAAAAACAGGCTGTATTTTAAGCAGGGAAGGGATGCCACAAACCTTCAGCGTAACCTTGCCCTTGATCTTTTTAAACAGGATCAGCAGCTTAGTGATGAATATAATCTTAAAATGGCAGGGGGTAAGTGGAATCATATGATGGATCAGGTCAGGATTGGTTATACGAGCTGGAATGATCCAAGAAAAAACATCATGCCCAAAACAGAAGAAATCCAGGCACCTTCAAAATCAGTCTTCGGGGTAGCAGTTGATGGTTCATCCGATAGTTGGCCATCAAACGTTCCGGCGCCCACGCTTCCGCGATTCGAATCTTTAAATAAATTTCAGTCCTACTTTGAAGTTTTTGCAAAAGGATCTGTTCCAATTAATTTCGACTTAAAATCCGATAACTGGATTCTTTTGAAAAAGGAAAGCATTCCCGGAACAAATGACTACAGGGTACTGGTGGATATTGACTGGGCCAAACTCAGTGGTGGAAAGCATCAAGGTAAAATCCAAATATCAGATCACTCAACCCAGGTGGTGATAAAGGTTGAAGCCAATAAGGCAACACCTAAGCAATTGGCTGAAGCAAAAGGAACTTTTGCAAGTTTAGGTGCGCCAATTGCATTTGAGGCTTTTCAGGCGAGTAAAAAGGTAAGCAGGAATGGCGTAAGCTGGGAAGCTATACCCGGTTATGGGAGGGGAGATGCAGGAATGGCGATTTTCCCGGTTACCTCAGCTTCGCTGGATAAACCTGGTACCCCAACTTTAACCTATCCTGTTTTCTTTTCTGAAAGCGGTGAGGTTAAAATTGATCTTGTGGTTGGGCCTACTGTAAACTTCTCCCCGGAAGGGTTAAGGGTTGGGATTTCTGTAGATGGTGCAGCCCCTCAAATCCTGACCATCATCGCTAAACCTAGTGCCTCTGGATCTGATGCAAGTTGGGCAAATGCGGTAAAGGACAATGCAAGAACGCTTACTTCTTCACATTTCTTTAAAGTGCCCGGCAGGCATACCGTAAAAATATGGATGGTTGATCCGGCAGTGGTGCTGGAAAAAATAATAATCTACCGGGATAAACTACCCACAAGTTACCTTGGGCCAATAGAAAATGAGATGTTAAAATAG
- a CDS encoding alpha/beta hydrolase-fold protein — MKAKNIIILFACCLFGQVCLAQTELKADLKAFRPAESNQPGKLFPQVNDEGKVRVSLYAPQASKVRLDLGGKKYEMTKNEEGLWTGESAPQDEGFHYYQLNVDGASIPDPNSRYFYGAGRLGSGIEVPAYDEAFYALQQVPHGLVSENIYYSNLTKAWRRCFIYTPASYYEDKNSRFPVLYLQHGSFEDETGWVNQGKANLILDNLIAQNKAKPMIIVTDNGYALKPETTETTGKGQGISIFEDVLIKEVIPMIDKRFRTLANREHRAIAGLSMGANQTMRIVMKNLDKFAYYGGFSGTSNYPNTDVIDPDAFMEGKFKSGTEVNKKLKLLWLGLGTKEPAPFPKSVGAFRAMLDQQGIRYTYYESPKTAHEWLTWRRSLQNFAPLLFR, encoded by the coding sequence ATGAAAGCTAAAAATATTATTATCCTCTTTGCCTGCTGTTTATTTGGCCAGGTTTGTTTAGCCCAGACCGAACTGAAGGCTGATTTAAAAGCATTCAGACCGGCTGAAAGCAATCAGCCTGGCAAATTATTCCCCCAGGTAAACGATGAAGGCAAAGTGAGGGTAAGCTTATATGCGCCTCAGGCGTCTAAAGTCCGGTTGGATCTGGGTGGAAAAAAATATGAAATGACAAAAAACGAGGAAGGCCTCTGGACAGGTGAGTCCGCACCGCAGGACGAAGGTTTCCATTATTACCAGCTCAACGTAGATGGTGCCTCCATTCCGGATCCTAACAGTCGTTATTTCTACGGCGCAGGTAGGCTGGGCAGCGGCATTGAAGTTCCGGCTTATGATGAAGCGTTTTATGCTTTGCAACAAGTTCCACATGGCCTCGTCAGCGAAAATATTTATTATTCGAACTTAACTAAAGCATGGAGAAGGTGTTTCATCTATACACCGGCAAGTTACTACGAGGACAAAAACTCCCGTTTCCCTGTGCTTTACCTTCAGCACGGAAGCTTTGAGGATGAAACGGGATGGGTTAATCAGGGAAAAGCAAATTTAATCCTGGATAATTTAATTGCACAAAATAAGGCAAAACCGATGATCATCGTTACGGATAATGGTTACGCGCTTAAACCAGAAACAACTGAGACAACGGGAAAAGGACAGGGTATTTCAATTTTTGAAGATGTACTGATTAAAGAAGTCATTCCAATGATCGATAAACGCTTCCGCACCCTGGCTAACCGGGAACACAGGGCTATTGCCGGGCTTTCAATGGGTGCAAATCAAACGATGCGCATCGTGATGAAGAACCTGGATAAGTTCGCTTATTATGGCGGTTTCAGCGGCACCTCAAATTACCCTAACACAGATGTAATCGATCCGGATGCATTTATGGAGGGAAAGTTTAAAAGTGGAACTGAGGTGAACAAGAAGCTTAAGTTATTGTGGCTTGGACTGGGCACCAAAGAACCAGCCCCCTTTCCTAAATCGGTTGGCGCATTCAGGGCAATGTTAGACCAGCAGGGAATCAGATACACTTATTACGAATCTCCAAAAACAGCCCATGAATGGCTTACCTGGAGACGCAGCCTGCAAAATTTTGCGCCCTTGTTATTTAGGTAG
- a CDS encoding alpha/beta hydrolase-fold protein, with amino-acid sequence MKFKFIIIALGASLSYGMCQAQNNPEAIKEDFKPAVTNQPGQQFPQVNSQGYARFRIKAPQSDSIRVSLGLGGQGGTRLTKNDDGFFTGTTACAMDEGFHYYHLTIDGGVFNDPGAMNYFGSSRWESGIEIPAKDEEFYANKDVAHGNVQQILFPSKSTNSSRRAYVYTPPGYGKDKRRFPVLYLQHGWGEDETAWSNQGRANLIMDNLIAEGKTKPFIIVMTYGMTNETKWGRMKDFKIDGFQTLLTEELIPYMDANFSTITTANGRAMAGLSMGGMETHTITLNKPELFGYYALLSGGTYNPSELKDKAKPRLIFISCGSKERPEGVKSAVVALKEAGYNAVSYVSENTGHEFQTWRRSLRELAPLLFK; translated from the coding sequence ATGAAATTCAAATTTATTATAATCGCTTTAGGAGCAAGCCTGAGCTATGGAATGTGCCAGGCTCAAAACAACCCGGAGGCAATTAAAGAAGATTTTAAACCTGCTGTAACGAACCAACCCGGCCAGCAATTCCCGCAGGTCAATTCACAGGGCTATGCCCGATTCCGCATCAAAGCGCCTCAATCAGACAGTATCAGGGTAAGCCTTGGTCTTGGGGGGCAGGGAGGAACCAGGCTCACCAAAAATGATGACGGATTTTTTACCGGTACCACTGCATGTGCAATGGATGAGGGTTTCCACTATTATCATCTGACCATAGATGGCGGAGTATTTAATGACCCCGGCGCAATGAACTATTTTGGCTCATCGCGATGGGAAAGTGGAATTGAAATTCCTGCGAAGGATGAAGAGTTCTACGCAAATAAAGATGTAGCCCATGGAAATGTGCAGCAAATCCTTTTTCCTTCAAAGAGTACAAATTCATCGCGCAGGGCATACGTTTACACGCCTCCAGGCTACGGCAAAGATAAACGACGTTTTCCGGTGCTGTATTTACAGCATGGATGGGGCGAAGATGAAACCGCCTGGAGTAATCAGGGACGTGCGAACCTGATTATGGACAACCTGATTGCAGAAGGGAAAACCAAGCCATTTATCATCGTGATGACCTACGGCATGACCAATGAAACCAAATGGGGACGCATGAAAGACTTTAAGATTGATGGTTTTCAAACCTTATTAACCGAAGAGCTTATTCCCTATATGGACGCAAACTTTTCAACTATAACCACCGCAAACGGTCGCGCCATGGCAGGACTATCGATGGGCGGCATGGAGACGCATACCATTACACTAAACAAACCGGAACTTTTTGGCTATTATGCGCTGCTTAGTGGCGGAACATACAACCCTTCCGAACTGAAAGACAAAGCGAAACCGCGATTAATTTTTATTAGCTGTGGCAGCAAAGAACGTCCTGAAGGCGTAAAAAGCGCTGTTGTGGCATTAAAAGAAGCGGGGTATAATGCAGTTTCTTATGTTTCGGAAAATACCGGCCATGAATTTCAGACCTGGCGCCGGAGCCTGCGTGAACTTGCTCCGCTGTTGTTTAAATAG
- a CDS encoding GIN domain-containing protein produces MKTLFKTLFASSLALVLSTSAALAANATETIKPVHASKALSFKRIKVKGNVELTIIQGKRTGISYADENTGKVKVMQNGDGLEITSLDNSTAKLTIYVNDIYRIHAMDNAKVKTQGKINTQYLQVFLSGNASLDLNSQTEGLYTVIEDHADLTLSGSTGDHMLVMGKGQKLVMDKFVAANTKTSLNTENALASLSK; encoded by the coding sequence ATGAAAACTTTATTCAAAACATTATTCGCATCATCTTTAGCATTGGTATTATCTACTTCAGCAGCATTAGCTGCTAACGCAACTGAAACCATCAAACCTGTTCACGCTTCAAAAGCATTGAGCTTCAAACGCATCAAAGTAAAAGGAAATGTAGAGCTGACCATTATACAGGGAAAACGTACCGGCATTAGCTATGCAGATGAAAATACCGGCAAAGTTAAGGTTATGCAAAACGGAGATGGCTTAGAGATTACCTCTTTGGATAACAGCACCGCGAAACTTACCATTTATGTAAATGACATTTACCGCATCCATGCCATGGACAATGCTAAAGTAAAAACACAGGGTAAAATTAATACACAATACCTTCAGGTTTTTCTAAGCGGAAATGCATCACTGGATTTAAACTCACAAACTGAAGGATTATATACGGTGATTGAAGACCATGCTGATTTAACCTTAAGCGGTTCAACCGGCGATCACATGCTGGTAATGGGCAAAGGACAAAAGCTGGTTATGGATAAATTTGTTGCAGCCAATACAAAAACCAGCCTAAACACTGAAAATGCATTAGCCTCGCTTAGCAAATAA
- a CDS encoding Crp/Fnr family transcriptional regulator has protein sequence MFEVLFSHLLEKILLTEEEKEIIKIFFIPKKLRKRQYLLQAGDVCKYLCFVGKGLLRSYNVDDKGEEHMNMFAWEGWWTSDMYSFFTGEKAIINIDALEDTELLMITQQAFEEMTLKVPKMDRYFRILFQNSLFTKERRLISSNTHTAEEKYINLVESNPALVKRVPQNLIASYLGLAPETLSRIKKNIAQRK, from the coding sequence ATGTTTGAAGTTTTGTTTTCACATCTTTTGGAAAAAATTTTACTAACCGAAGAGGAAAAGGAAATTATCAAAATATTTTTTATCCCTAAAAAACTAAGAAAAAGGCAATACCTGCTTCAGGCAGGAGACGTTTGCAAATACTTATGCTTTGTAGGAAAAGGGTTGCTACGGTCGTATAATGTAGATGACAAAGGCGAAGAACATATGAATATGTTTGCTTGGGAAGGTTGGTGGACTTCGGACATGTACAGTTTTTTTACAGGTGAAAAGGCTATTATTAATATCGATGCGTTAGAAGATACTGAACTTTTAATGATCACACAGCAGGCTTTTGAAGAGATGACCTTGAAAGTTCCCAAGATGGATCGGTACTTTCGTATTCTTTTTCAAAATAGCCTTTTTACTAAAGAGCGCAGACTAATTAGTTCCAACACACATACCGCGGAAGAAAAATACATCAATCTTGTAGAAAGCAACCCGGCACTGGTTAAAAGGGTACCTCAAAACCTCATCGCTTCTTACCTCGGCCTTGCGCCTGAAACTCTTAGCCGCATCAAGAAAAATATTGCACAGCGTAAGTAG
- a CDS encoding SDR family oxidoreductase has product MSNTKVPKILITGATGQVGSKTIDFLLSNTDIEIVAAVRSPEKAAPFTEKGIATVILDFDDESTHLPALKGIDRILIVTGYTVDMLRQSKAILDGAKRAGVQHVVHLGACGRDDTTVAHWAWHQLIERYIEWAGFSYTHLRPETFMQNILSYGGKKAIENGIIHAYVEGARLSWVDVEDVAQVAAVALSHPEIHAGKIYRLGYDAVTFNEMAVLMTSIVGKPFRYEPLSPDVFLQNMINAGAEMAYMGCVYDHWKRYAAGTIPGADDTFDNLPEIIGKQPVKLADFIKKHKAEFDY; this is encoded by the coding sequence ATGTCAAATACAAAAGTTCCCAAAATACTAATCACCGGAGCGACCGGGCAGGTCGGCAGTAAGACTATAGATTTCCTGTTATCCAATACCGATATAGAAATTGTCGCGGCAGTGCGCTCACCTGAAAAAGCCGCTCCTTTTACTGAAAAAGGAATAGCAACCGTGATACTTGATTTCGATGATGAAAGCACACACTTACCGGCTTTAAAAGGCATTGATCGCATACTAATTGTTACCGGATACACCGTTGATATGCTAAGACAAAGTAAAGCAATATTAGACGGCGCAAAAAGAGCAGGTGTTCAACACGTAGTTCACTTAGGTGCTTGTGGCCGTGACGATACTACCGTTGCCCATTGGGCCTGGCATCAATTGATCGAAAGATATATTGAATGGGCTGGATTCTCTTATACCCATTTACGCCCAGAAACTTTCATGCAAAACATATTAAGTTACGGCGGTAAGAAAGCAATCGAAAATGGTATAATACATGCGTATGTTGAAGGCGCCCGCCTGAGTTGGGTGGATGTTGAAGATGTTGCACAGGTAGCCGCTGTAGCTTTATCACACCCAGAAATCCACGCAGGTAAAATCTATCGTTTAGGCTATGATGCTGTAACATTTAATGAAATGGCCGTTTTAATGACCAGCATTGTTGGCAAACCATTTCGCTATGAGCCACTTTCTCCCGATGTGTTTTTACAAAATATGATAAACGCCGGTGCAGAAATGGCCTACATGGGTTGTGTATACGATCACTGGAAACGATATGCAGCAGGAACAATCCCTGGTGCAGACGACACCTTCGATAACCTTCCGGAGATTATCGGAAAGCAGCCTGTAAAGCTTGCTGATTTTATCAAAAAACATAAAGCAGAATTCGACTATTAA
- the katG gene encoding catalase/peroxidase HPI — MEKESNDISKCPFHNGSMKSNVGGGGTRNGDWWPKQLKLSILRQHSNLSNPMDGEFNYAEAFKSLDLAALKADLYALMTDSQDWWPADFGHYGGLFIRMAWHSAGTYRVGDGRGGAGAGLQRFAPLNSWPDNVSLDKARRLLWPIKQKYGRKISWADLMILTGNIALESMGFKTFGFAGGREDVWEADESVYWGSETTWLGGDLRYGHGSDGADKAHGVVVTDDDADGDVHSRNLEKPLAAVQMGLIYVNPEGPDGNPDPILAAKDIRDTFGRMAMDDEETVALIAGGHTFGKTHGAASADHVGKEPEAAGIESQGLGWNNSYASGKGADAITSGLEVIWTTTPTQWSNNFFENLFGFEWELTKSPAGAHQWKAVNAEAIIPDAFDGSKKHLPTMLTTDLSLRFDPAYEKISRRFLENPDQFADAFARAWFKLTHRDMGPVARYLGPDVPQEELLWQDPIPAVDHVLINESDVASLKAKVLASGLSVAELVSTAWASASTFRGSDKRGGANGARIRLAPQKDWAVNNPPQLQKVLGVLAGIQNEFNAAQMEGKKVSLADLIVLAGTAAVEKAAADAGHAVPIPFTPGRMDASQAQTDVESFGYLEPAADGFRNYRKSKSPVATEEFLIDKAQLLTLTAPELTVLIGGLRVLDINFDGSKNGVLTTKPGQLSNDFFVNLLDMETAWKAVAEDKELYIGSSRSTGQPKWTATRADLVFGSNAELRAIAEVYASSDAQGKFVKDFVATWNKVMNLDRFDLN, encoded by the coding sequence ATGGAAAAAGAATCGAACGATATCAGCAAATGTCCGTTTCATAACGGCAGCATGAAGAGTAATGTAGGTGGTGGTGGTACCAGAAATGGCGACTGGTGGCCGAAGCAGTTAAAGTTGAGTATTTTGCGTCAGCATTCTAACTTATCCAACCCAATGGATGGCGAATTTAATTATGCTGAGGCTTTTAAAAGTTTAGACCTGGCCGCATTAAAAGCAGATCTTTATGCACTGATGACCGATTCGCAGGATTGGTGGCCGGCAGATTTTGGTCATTACGGAGGTTTATTTATCCGCATGGCCTGGCACAGTGCCGGAACCTACCGGGTAGGCGATGGCCGTGGTGGCGCTGGTGCCGGATTACAACGTTTTGCGCCGCTGAACAGCTGGCCAGACAATGTGAGCCTCGATAAAGCGCGTAGATTACTTTGGCCGATTAAACAAAAATATGGCCGCAAAATTTCCTGGGCAGATTTAATGATTTTGACTGGTAATATTGCTTTAGAATCGATGGGTTTTAAAACCTTTGGTTTTGCCGGTGGCCGTGAGGATGTTTGGGAAGCTGACGAATCGGTATATTGGGGTTCGGAAACCACCTGGCTGGGTGGCGATCTTCGTTATGGACATGGTTCTGATGGTGCAGATAAAGCACATGGCGTGGTGGTTACAGACGATGATGCCGATGGCGACGTACACTCCCGTAATTTAGAAAAACCACTTGCAGCTGTGCAGATGGGATTAATATATGTAAACCCTGAAGGACCGGATGGAAATCCTGACCCGATTCTTGCCGCTAAAGATATCCGCGATACTTTTGGCCGCATGGCGATGGATGATGAAGAAACGGTGGCCTTAATTGCAGGTGGACATACTTTTGGCAAAACCCATGGTGCTGCTTCAGCAGATCATGTAGGCAAAGAGCCTGAAGCCGCTGGTATAGAAAGCCAGGGTTTGGGGTGGAATAACAGTTATGCCTCTGGCAAAGGTGCTGATGCCATTACGAGCGGATTAGAAGTAATCTGGACCACCACGCCAACGCAATGGAGCAATAATTTTTTCGAAAACCTGTTTGGATTTGAATGGGAGTTAACGAAAAGCCCTGCCGGTGCGCACCAGTGGAAAGCTGTAAATGCTGAAGCGATTATTCCTGATGCATTTGACGGATCGAAAAAACACCTGCCAACGATGCTGACCACCGATCTTTCTTTAAGATTCGACCCTGCTTACGAAAAAATATCAAGACGGTTTTTAGAAAACCCTGATCAGTTTGCTGATGCCTTTGCAAGGGCATGGTTTAAGTTAACCCACCGCGATATGGGGCCTGTTGCGCGTTACCTTGGTCCGGACGTGCCACAGGAAGAATTGCTTTGGCAGGATCCGATACCTGCTGTTGATCATGTATTAATTAACGAAAGTGATGTTGCCTCATTAAAGGCAAAAGTACTGGCTTCAGGGTTGAGTGTGGCCGAACTGGTTTCTACTGCCTGGGCTTCGGCTTCTACTTTCCGAGGTTCTGATAAACGTGGTGGCGCTAATGGTGCGAGGATCCGTTTGGCACCACAAAAAGATTGGGCTGTTAATAATCCTCCGCAATTGCAAAAAGTATTGGGCGTATTGGCGGGTATTCAAAATGAATTTAATGCAGCACAAATGGAGGGTAAAAAAGTTTCTTTAGCTGATTTAATTGTACTGGCAGGTACTGCTGCTGTAGAAAAAGCGGCCGCCGATGCCGGACATGCTGTTCCTATTCCTTTTACGCCAGGTCGTATGGATGCATCGCAAGCACAAACCGACGTGGAATCTTTTGGTTATTTAGAGCCAGCGGCAGACGGTTTCCGTAACTACCGTAAATCTAAATCACCGGTTGCTACAGAAGAATTCCTGATTGATAAAGCCCAGTTGCTTACTTTAACAGCGCCAGAATTAACGGTATTGATAGGTGGTTTGCGTGTACTGGATATCAATTTCGACGGTTCTAAAAATGGCGTATTGACTACAAAACCAGGTCAGCTTAGCAACGATTTCTTTGTGAATTTATTGGATATGGAAACCGCCTGGAAAGCCGTTGCAGAAGATAAAGAACTTTACATCGGCAGCAGCCGTTCTACCGGTCAGCCAAAATGGACGGCAACCCGCGCTGATCTGGTATTCGGTTCTAATGCAGAATTAAGGGCAATAGCAGAGGTGTATGCAAGTTCAGATGCACAAGGTAAATTTGTAAAAGATTTTGTGGCCACCTGGAATAAAGTAATGAATTTAGATCGTTTTGATTTAAATTAA